A genomic stretch from Bifidobacterium sp. ESL0769 includes:
- a CDS encoding MATE family efflux transporter, whose product MNRQILALAIPTFGQLIADPLFVLIDTAIVGHIGDTALAGLSIGSTVLLTVAGLCNFLAYGTTSRVGQLMGAGRKREGLETGVDGLWLALIIGVVISAAFFVGARPLCSLMGARGEVLDNATIYLQAVIFGLPGMLLVYAANGIFRGLKKVRITLVAAVLGAALNTALDFLFVFGLDMGIMGSGLATLIAQWFMGIYLVIPSLKWSHNAGASLAPRISGITATAADGLPLFIRTLALRICLVATVVLATHMGTQVLAAYQAVNSSWNFVLNILDAIGISGQALVATEIGAKRYGRAREMTRISARAGLYGGIGIGVTLIALSFIAAPLFSTNVSIQHLTTVGMIVAAVFMPLAGWMWALDGILIGAGDYKYLAVTCSIVTIVYLPLVLVLNFIDGTYNPSSTVRMILLWAVFNVIFIGGRSIFNGLRARGDKWLKK is encoded by the coding sequence ATCAACCGGCAGATCCTCGCGCTGGCGATTCCTACCTTTGGCCAGCTCATTGCCGACCCACTGTTCGTCCTCATCGACACAGCCATCGTCGGGCATATCGGCGACACCGCGTTGGCTGGGCTTTCCATCGGCTCCACAGTTCTGCTCACCGTCGCCGGGCTCTGCAACTTCCTCGCCTACGGCACCACCTCGCGCGTCGGGCAGCTCATGGGTGCCGGGCGCAAACGCGAGGGGCTTGAGACCGGCGTCGACGGACTTTGGCTGGCGCTGATCATTGGCGTCGTCATTTCGGCGGCGTTCTTCGTCGGGGCTCGACCTCTGTGCTCGCTGATGGGAGCGCGCGGCGAGGTGCTCGACAACGCGACGATTTACTTGCAGGCCGTCATTTTCGGACTTCCGGGAATGTTGCTGGTCTACGCGGCCAATGGCATTTTCCGCGGGCTCAAGAAAGTGCGCATCACGCTTGTCGCTGCCGTCTTGGGCGCGGCACTCAATACTGCGCTTGACTTTCTGTTCGTCTTCGGGCTTGACATGGGCATCATGGGTTCCGGGCTGGCGACGCTGATTGCGCAGTGGTTCATGGGCATTTACTTGGTTATTCCGTCACTCAAGTGGTCTCATAACGCAGGCGCTTCGCTCGCCCCACGCATTTCCGGCATCACCGCCACAGCAGCTGATGGGCTGCCACTGTTCATCCGTACACTCGCCTTGCGCATCTGCCTGGTGGCCACCGTCGTGCTCGCTACGCACATGGGCACGCAGGTGCTCGCCGCGTACCAAGCCGTCAATTCCAGCTGGAACTTCGTGCTGAACATCCTCGACGCCATCGGCATTTCCGGTCAGGCGCTGGTCGCCACGGAAATCGGCGCGAAACGCTACGGTCGCGCACGCGAGATGACTCGAATCTCAGCACGAGCGGGACTTTACGGCGGCATCGGCATCGGGGTTACGCTCATCGCTTTAAGCTTTATTGCCGCGCCCCTATTCAGCACGAACGTAAGTATCCAACACCTCACCACCGTCGGTATGATTGTTGCAGCTGTTTTCATGCCGCTCGCAGGTTGGATGTGGGCGCTCGACGGTATCCTCATCGGCGCCGGCGACTACAAATATCTCGCCGTCACCTGCTCGATCGTCACCATCGTTTATCTGCCGCTCGTCCTCGTGCTCAACTTCATCGACGGCACTTACAACCCCAGCTCCACCGTCCGTATGATCCTGCTCTGGGCCGTCTTCAATGTCATCTTCATCGGCGGGCGTTCGATTTTCAACGGCCTGCGCGCCCGCGGCGACAAGTGGCTCAAGAAGTAA
- a CDS encoding MarR family winged helix-turn-helix transcriptional regulator: MTDTPDGRPENYGRLLQQSSSAMSQQLGRFAARYGLTEVQMSVINFMSSQPNGEVAQHAIEEEFHIQRSTVTVTLQRMEARGLLTREQAADDARCKKVKLTSRAKQSVEAIHGYIDNEQREFERRFSPAQIIEFKEMLAFFGRDHDDDPGIKQQPPR; this comes from the coding sequence ATGACCGATACGCCGGATGGACGGCCGGAGAACTACGGGCGTCTGCTGCAGCAGTCCTCGAGCGCGATGTCACAGCAACTCGGGCGCTTCGCGGCACGCTACGGGCTCACTGAAGTGCAGATGTCCGTCATCAACTTCATGAGTTCACAGCCAAACGGCGAAGTGGCCCAGCACGCCATCGAAGAGGAGTTCCATATCCAACGCTCCACCGTCACCGTCACCCTGCAACGCATGGAGGCCCGCGGTTTGCTCACCCGCGAACAAGCTGCTGATGACGCACGGTGTAAGAAGGTAAAGCTTACTTCGCGCGCCAAGCAAAGCGTTGAAGCCATCCACGGTTATATCGACAACGAGCAGCGTGAGTTCGAACGCCGCTTCTCCCCCGCGCAAATCATCGAATTCAAGGAAATGCTGGCGTTTTTCGGTCGCGACCACGATGATGACCCCGGCATCAAGCAACAACCGCCACGATAA
- the topA gene encoding type I DNA topoisomerase, producing the protein MATGKKLVIVESPTKAKKIGGYLGKDYRVMASVGHIRDLAQPSQVPASKKAKFGRFGVDVDDGFEPYYIVGPEKKKTVAQLKSALKDASELYLATDEDREGEAIAWHLVQTLKPKVPVHRMVFHEITPAAIKAAVGKTRDVDANMVDAQETRRVLDRLYGYELSPVLWRKVGPGLSAGRVQSVATRLIVERERERMAFVRSPYWDVIAELSAPDAQGENVDFESRMVSLGGSRLANSRDFTSTGALTAAAQKDNVCQLDEAQTKVIAQALEHAPFTVVSMESKPYHRRPVPPFTTSTMQQAAGNRLSMSSRQTMRAAQGLYENGFITYMRTDSVTLSQEAIAAARESVTKNFGKEYLSDKPKQYATKTAGAQEAHECIRPAGSKFHDPAELATKVPPDQLKLYTLIWQRTLASQMADATGFTATVRLSAPAGDKGEAIFQASGTVIEFPGFLKASGWPRHSSGSASASGSSAAKTKGAKATAKSSNSEENAALPPMKTGEVIKATSVAADGHETQPPARYTEASLVKTLEAKEIGRPSTYASIISTIIDRGYVYERGRALIPSWLAFAVTKLLETNFPKYVDYQFTADMENGLDKIAQGKETSKELLTRFYFGDGKDAAKSQDEAHEGLQQQVAQLGDIDARAINTIEIGDGLQVRVGRYGPYLEDTKNLDAEGNPKRASIPETMAPDELTVEAGHELIKNNAGGPRVLGKDPATDGTVEVRSGRFGPYVALISPEAEAEMKAEREAKAEAAKAVETADTTDGKTSAKSTKVTKTRAKKTAKSTVPKPKMASLFKTMSPNTVTLEDALKLLSLPREVGKYDETDTKTGETSEVVVTASNGRYGPYLTKKSADDKSETRSLGSEDEIFTVDLDKAKALFAQPKYGRGRGRGAAKPPLRDLGADPENGKNVTIKDGFYGAYITDGETNRTLPKQYTPESIDPATAFQLLAEKRAAGPSKRRTRRKTTTRKASTRKSTTKKTATRKSATKK; encoded by the coding sequence ATGGCGACTGGTAAGAAACTTGTCATCGTGGAGTCTCCGACTAAGGCGAAGAAGATTGGCGGCTACCTCGGCAAGGACTATAGGGTCATGGCCTCCGTCGGCCATATCCGTGATTTGGCACAGCCCAGCCAGGTTCCCGCTTCCAAGAAGGCGAAGTTCGGGCGGTTCGGCGTGGATGTCGACGACGGTTTCGAGCCGTATTACATCGTCGGTCCCGAGAAGAAGAAAACCGTAGCGCAGCTCAAAAGCGCTTTAAAAGACGCCAGTGAACTTTATCTCGCGACTGATGAGGATCGCGAAGGCGAGGCCATTGCGTGGCATCTGGTACAGACGCTCAAGCCCAAGGTGCCGGTGCACCGCATGGTCTTCCACGAGATCACGCCGGCCGCCATCAAGGCTGCCGTTGGCAAGACGCGCGATGTGGATGCCAACATGGTCGACGCGCAGGAGACGCGGCGTGTGCTTGACCGACTTTACGGTTATGAGCTTTCGCCGGTGCTGTGGCGCAAGGTCGGCCCGGGACTTTCCGCGGGTCGCGTGCAGTCCGTCGCCACGCGTTTGATTGTCGAGCGCGAACGGGAACGCATGGCATTCGTGCGCTCTCCGTATTGGGATGTCATCGCCGAGCTCTCCGCGCCTGACGCGCAGGGCGAGAACGTCGATTTCGAATCCCGTATGGTGTCATTGGGCGGCTCGCGTCTGGCTAATTCCCGCGATTTCACTTCCACTGGTGCTTTGACTGCTGCTGCGCAGAAAGATAATGTCTGCCAGCTTGACGAAGCGCAGACCAAGGTGATTGCGCAGGCTTTGGAACACGCGCCGTTCACCGTCGTGTCGATGGAATCCAAGCCATACCATCGCCGTCCGGTGCCACCGTTCACCACCTCGACCATGCAGCAGGCCGCGGGCAACCGGCTCTCGATGAGCTCACGTCAGACCATGCGTGCCGCGCAGGGCCTGTACGAAAACGGCTTCATTACCTATATGCGTACCGATTCCGTGACGCTTTCGCAGGAAGCCATCGCCGCGGCCCGCGAGTCCGTCACGAAGAACTTTGGCAAGGAATATCTCTCCGACAAGCCCAAGCAGTATGCCACGAAGACTGCGGGCGCGCAGGAAGCGCACGAATGCATTCGTCCTGCAGGCTCGAAATTCCACGATCCGGCCGAACTGGCGACCAAAGTGCCGCCGGACCAGCTGAAGCTTTACACTCTGATTTGGCAGCGCACGTTGGCCTCTCAGATGGCTGACGCTACCGGGTTTACCGCTACTGTACGGCTTTCCGCACCTGCCGGAGATAAAGGCGAGGCCATTTTCCAAGCTTCCGGCACCGTCATCGAATTCCCGGGATTCCTCAAGGCCTCCGGTTGGCCGCGTCATTCGTCTGGATCAGCATCTGCGTCCGGTTCGTCTGCTGCCAAGACGAAGGGCGCCAAGGCAACCGCTAAATCCAGTAATTCCGAAGAAAATGCGGCGCTACCTCCGATGAAAACCGGTGAAGTAATCAAGGCAACTTCGGTTGCCGCTGACGGTCACGAGACCCAGCCCCCGGCCCGCTATACCGAGGCATCGCTGGTCAAGACGCTCGAGGCCAAGGAAATCGGCCGTCCGTCAACGTATGCCAGCATCATTTCCACGATTATCGACCGCGGCTATGTCTACGAGCGTGGCCGGGCGCTGATTCCTTCCTGGCTCGCATTTGCAGTGACCAAGCTGCTCGAAACGAACTTCCCGAAATATGTGGATTACCAGTTCACCGCCGATATGGAAAACGGGCTCGACAAGATCGCCCAGGGCAAGGAGACCAGCAAGGAATTGCTCACCCGCTTCTACTTCGGCGACGGCAAGGATGCGGCGAAATCGCAAGACGAGGCGCATGAAGGCCTGCAGCAGCAGGTCGCGCAGCTCGGTGACATCGATGCCCGAGCCATCAACACCATCGAAATCGGCGACGGGCTGCAGGTGCGCGTCGGCCGTTACGGTCCCTACCTTGAAGATACGAAGAACCTGGATGCCGAGGGCAACCCGAAGCGCGCCTCGATTCCCGAAACGATGGCACCCGACGAGCTGACTGTCGAAGCCGGTCATGAGCTTATCAAGAACAATGCAGGCGGACCGCGCGTGCTGGGTAAAGACCCTGCGACCGACGGCACGGTGGAAGTCCGTAGTGGGCGGTTCGGGCCGTACGTTGCGTTGATTTCTCCTGAAGCCGAAGCTGAAATGAAAGCCGAACGCGAAGCTAAGGCAGAGGCGGCAAAGGCTGTTGAAACCGCTGATACTACCGATGGAAAGACTTCTGCAAAGTCGACCAAGGTCACGAAGACCCGTGCCAAGAAAACCGCCAAGTCCACGGTCCCCAAGCCCAAGATGGCGTCGTTGTTTAAGACGATGAGCCCGAACACGGTCACGCTTGAAGATGCGTTGAAACTGCTGAGTCTGCCGCGCGAAGTCGGCAAATACGACGAGACCGACACGAAGACAGGCGAAACCAGCGAGGTTGTGGTTACCGCGAGCAACGGGCGTTACGGCCCCTACCTCACGAAGAAGAGCGCAGACGACAAGTCCGAGACGCGTTCGCTCGGCAGTGAGGACGAGATTTTCACGGTCGATCTTGACAAGGCCAAGGCATTGTTCGCCCAACCGAAGTATGGCCGCGGGCGTGGCAGAGGAGCAGCAAAACCGCCGCTGCGTGATTTGGGTGCCGATCCGGAGAACGGCAAGAACGTGACCATAAAGGATGGTTTCTACGGTGCCTACATCACCGACGGCGAGACCAACCGCACGCTCCCGAAGCAGTACACCCCGGAGTCCATCGACCCCGCCACTGCTTTCCAGCTGCTCGCCGAAAAGCGTGCCGCCGGCCCCTCCAAGCGTCGTACCCGTCGCAAGACGACTACCCGCAAGGCCAGCACGCGTAAATCGACTACGAAGAAGACCGCGACCCGCAAGTCGGCTACCAAGAAGTAA
- a CDS encoding helix-turn-helix transcriptional regulator, with the protein MRKFTTPIQTVQQLAINIHDVRKAAGLSQEELANKTGLSRSWINRLENGKTTNPGFNDILSIYKALGISNTIAYQALDLEDEKITPTAKSKNNNSETQFTHDTINAPRHRHQNNSIANHSVDDIETSKSVLKNFKLSEDKQKILNAFLETLSQRAEETERQAQQLDNQI; encoded by the coding sequence ATGCGGAAGTTCACTACTCCGATTCAAACCGTGCAACAACTTGCCATCAATATCCACGATGTCAGAAAAGCAGCCGGTCTTAGCCAAGAAGAATTAGCCAACAAAACCGGGCTGTCCCGCTCATGGATCAATCGGCTAGAAAACGGGAAAACCACCAACCCCGGATTCAACGACATCCTTTCCATCTATAAAGCGCTAGGCATATCCAACACTATCGCTTACCAAGCTCTTGACCTAGAAGACGAAAAGATCACACCTACAGCCAAATCAAAGAACAATAATAGCGAAACCCAGTTCACTCACGACACGATAAATGCTCCACGACACAGACACCAGAACAACTCAATTGCCAATCATTCCGTCGATGACATTGAAACTTCGAAATCCGTTCTCAAGAATTTCAAGCTATCTGAAGATAAACAAAAAATCTTAAATGCATTCTTAGAAACACTGAGCCAACGAGCCGAAGAAACCGAACGCCAGGCTCAACAACTTGATAATCAGATTTAA
- a CDS encoding type 1 glutamine amidotransferase domain-containing protein encodes MATSVSDAKVLIIVRNWGIEETEMTRPLRDLRAAGASVTLAAAELAPIETVRHDRYVGEIVEPDTVYSEVSADDFDMLVVPGGTCNVDRLRVDPAAQKLAKDFAAAGKPVASICHGAWLLVNSDLLKGKTLTACRYIAADIENAGGKYVDEEVHVDEANGFKLITSRKPADLDAFVGAIKEALGK; translated from the coding sequence ATGGCTACATCGGTAAGCGACGCGAAAGTGCTTATTATCGTACGCAACTGGGGCATTGAGGAGACCGAGATGACCCGGCCGCTGCGCGATTTGCGGGCCGCGGGGGCTTCTGTGACGCTGGCAGCGGCGGAACTCGCGCCTATCGAGACGGTGCGGCACGACCGCTATGTCGGCGAAATCGTGGAGCCAGACACCGTCTATTCCGAGGTTTCCGCCGATGATTTCGACATGCTCGTCGTGCCCGGCGGCACCTGCAACGTCGATCGCCTGCGCGTCGATCCTGCCGCGCAAAAGCTTGCCAAGGACTTCGCCGCCGCGGGCAAGCCGGTTGCCTCGATCTGCCATGGCGCGTGGTTGCTGGTCAACTCCGACCTGCTCAAGGGCAAGACGCTGACCGCTTGCCGTTATATCGCCGCGGATATCGAAAACGCTGGCGGCAAGTACGTTGATGAAGAGGTGCACGTCGACGAAGCCAACGGCTTCAAGCTCATCACCTCCCGTAAGCCCGCCGATCTCGATGCTTTCGTTGGTGCCATCAAGGAAGCACTCGGGAAGTGA
- a CDS encoding DUF6541 family protein translates to MNIKWKQRIGHAALPICSVLGVLAAFGIVLTWFPKTWDAWNLPLQEIDAPAHYYFIRKLLRQGVGAAMKLWPNDAYYPPLFHILAAAVISFGNVIHVKINIYAAFNIVWLVTSGLVWPAGVSLWASYFTRKIDGKFIEGWRGLESAVHVALSEQKRKAKSDRRRSRNMSSAAGAQGGSAKTQGKKEGNWDAIVDSNSMFWRPFSCAMMLIVPLLSVASASHPFQMLASGPLIAFGLATSILPFWLYVTLRLFDAIADRYQILRWLILTVLLALLCVFAHPRIAFTWLLLMAPFMLMRLPWKAMLGVLVAVVVCAVAFFFYMTGHYHSSRYGDPSSWFHTYKPNRTVPQALQIFFSDNISGAFSGFMSVVVIVALVVAIVVVFGYLKSRLVIIRFDGRSGNKGGKGDKSSKGDKEAKAVSVESTDSVVVSDDSRLADSEVSDGSQSQSDEENVPASVATDTTDASVASGVAGTSNTSAASVAGSKRSHNSAHRATHRSVKTSRFATATPTMAKDAVSLLLAFALVCLVYVCSTSLTGWFPNIVTAAWYRAEIRPLTMIPFAIIPLLVFAACSVVYSFDGVDESYVRYLQQRAHLGTPHSSGRHAMAPKHPAGSAVGDWFSRNGGKAVSIVVLAALAVSCQFGNVNRQNLGTMIASNVVLDGKPVNEQLTLAKVDVLKQTVKMVGNGPVIISDPLNGSMYGSAMFDANMLYPVYNPMHEKNGAIFGQTENAFASGDPAKLTATTCPIEGNVPKYFLSMGPQAPSLQMFSFRQQYDTFHRQDLIDGYVRAGVLVKIVDFSYLGPYAKDWALYSIKCGQ, encoded by the coding sequence ATGAATATAAAATGGAAACAACGGATAGGCCATGCCGCATTGCCGATTTGCTCGGTTCTTGGCGTACTGGCGGCATTCGGCATCGTTCTGACATGGTTCCCAAAGACGTGGGACGCCTGGAATCTGCCATTGCAAGAGATTGACGCGCCGGCTCATTACTATTTCATTCGCAAGTTGCTACGGCAGGGAGTTGGCGCCGCCATGAAGCTGTGGCCCAATGACGCTTACTACCCGCCGCTCTTTCATATCCTCGCGGCCGCGGTCATTTCCTTTGGCAACGTCATCCACGTCAAAATCAATATCTACGCAGCCTTCAATATCGTCTGGTTGGTGACATCCGGGCTCGTATGGCCGGCCGGGGTATCGCTCTGGGCCAGCTATTTCACGCGCAAGATCGATGGTAAATTCATCGAAGGATGGCGTGGCCTCGAATCCGCGGTGCATGTCGCTTTGAGCGAGCAGAAACGCAAGGCGAAATCAGACAGACGGCGGTCGCGCAACATGTCTTCGGCTGCGGGCGCTCAAGGCGGGTCTGCCAAAACTCAAGGAAAAAAGGAAGGGAATTGGGACGCGATCGTCGATTCCAATTCGATGTTCTGGCGGCCTTTCTCGTGTGCGATGATGCTGATTGTGCCACTGCTTTCGGTCGCTTCGGCCAGCCATCCCTTCCAAATGCTCGCCTCCGGCCCGCTGATCGCCTTCGGCCTGGCCACCAGCATTCTGCCGTTCTGGCTTTACGTCACGCTGCGCCTTTTCGATGCGATCGCCGACCGTTATCAAATTCTACGTTGGCTGATTTTGACTGTGCTGCTCGCGCTGCTCTGCGTCTTTGCACATCCGCGTATTGCATTCACCTGGTTGCTGCTGATGGCGCCGTTCATGCTCATGCGCTTGCCATGGAAAGCCATGCTCGGTGTGCTCGTGGCCGTGGTGGTCTGCGCCGTCGCCTTCTTCTTCTACATGACCGGACACTATCATTCGTCCCGCTACGGCGACCCGTCTAGCTGGTTCCATACCTACAAGCCCAACCGCACCGTCCCGCAGGCGCTGCAAATATTCTTCAGTGATAATATCAGCGGTGCTTTCAGCGGGTTCATGAGCGTCGTCGTCATTGTCGCGTTGGTGGTTGCGATTGTGGTGGTATTCGGGTATTTGAAATCGAGACTGGTGATTATCAGGTTCGACGGACGCTCTGGTAATAAAGGCGGCAAAGGCGATAAAAGCTCCAAAGGTGATAAAGAAGCCAAAGCTGTTTCGGTAGAATCCACGGACTCTGTTGTGGTTTCGGACGATAGCCGTCTTGCGGATTCCGAGGTATCGGACGGTTCACAATCTCAGAGCGACGAAGAAAACGTGCCCGCTTCGGTTGCGACTGATACGACTGACGCTTCGGTTGCTTCGGGTGTGGCAGGCACGTCGAATACATCGGCCGCCTCCGTTGCCGGTTCCAAACGCAGTCATAACTCCGCTCATCGCGCTACGCATCGTTCTGTGAAGACATCACGATTCGCCACGGCGACGCCCACGATGGCCAAGGACGCCGTGTCTTTGTTGCTCGCGTTTGCGTTGGTGTGCCTGGTCTATGTCTGCTCGACCTCGCTGACCGGCTGGTTCCCGAATATCGTGACAGCCGCTTGGTACCGCGCCGAGATCCGACCGCTGACGATGATTCCGTTCGCCATCATCCCGTTGCTGGTCTTTGCGGCCTGCTCGGTGGTCTATTCCTTCGATGGCGTCGACGAATCCTACGTCCGCTATTTGCAGCAGCGTGCCCATCTCGGCACCCCGCACAGTTCCGGGCGGCATGCGATGGCGCCGAAGCATCCGGCGGGCAGCGCTGTCGGCGACTGGTTCTCGCGTAATGGAGGCAAGGCCGTCTCGATCGTCGTACTGGCCGCGCTCGCGGTTTCCTGCCAGTTTGGCAATGTGAACCGTCAGAATTTGGGGACGATGATCGCTTCCAACGTCGTATTGGACGGCAAGCCGGTCAATGAGCAGCTTACCCTGGCAAAGGTTGATGTATTGAAGCAAACCGTCAAGATGGTGGGCAACGGTCCGGTGATTATTTCCGACCCGCTCAACGGCTCCATGTACGGTTCCGCTATGTTCGACGCCAATATGTTGTATCCGGTTTATAACCCCATGCACGAAAAGAACGGCGCGATCTTCGGGCAGACCGAGAACGCATTTGCCTCCGGTGACCCCGCGAAACTGACCGCGACCACTTGCCCGATTGAAGGCAATGTACCGAAGTACTTCCTTTCGATGGGCCCGCAGGCGCCGAGCTTGCAGATGTTCTCATTCCGTCAGCAGTATGACACGTTCCATCGCCAGGACCTGATTGATGGCTACGTACGCGCCGGCGTCCTGGTCAAGATCGTCGATTTCAGCTATTTGGGCCCGTACGCCAAGGACTGGGCACTCTACAGCATCAAGTGTGGGCAGTAA
- a CDS encoding MFS transporter, with the protein MTSQTTQPTAATQSQPQPAKIPGKVFGAIIAAGLLSLSGVTVETAMNVTFPTLMKEFGINTETVQWVTTANLLTIAIVVPLSAMLKARFRTKSLFIVANLSFLAGLILEIVTPNFPLLVTGRVIQGIGAGIALPLMFNIILETVPPQRIGLMMGFGTLLTAVAPAIGPTFGGIVVSNTSWRVIFACLLPVVLISLGLGIACIEQKSKIRNVDFDILSIALIAITFAGLIFGFSSMTTKPILSIQVAGTIVVGIIALVIFCMRQLKIDAPIIDIRTLKNLRFSGFVLAFFLLQAISLGLAFILPNYLQLTDHSSPLIAGLTLLPGAALGAALALLGGRVYDAVGPKPPLIFGGACAIIAMVCFFAFGHHLSSVDAAGFYLLYMLGIGLSSGNIMTTGLSHLNAHEQSMGNAIFNTAQQFAGAVGTSIASAILAAGQAGAANMATGTAIGATMTFGVLLVALIIEFADILRSLF; encoded by the coding sequence ATGACCTCTCAAACAACACAACCAACGGCTGCCACGCAATCGCAGCCGCAGCCGGCGAAAATTCCCGGGAAAGTATTCGGCGCCATCATCGCGGCCGGCCTGCTCTCGCTGAGCGGCGTGACCGTCGAAACCGCCATGAACGTCACTTTCCCGACGCTGATGAAAGAGTTCGGCATCAACACCGAAACCGTGCAGTGGGTGACGACGGCCAACCTGCTCACCATCGCCATCGTCGTGCCGCTGAGCGCCATGCTCAAGGCGCGTTTCCGCACCAAGTCGCTCTTCATCGTCGCGAACCTTTCGTTCCTGGCCGGTCTGATTCTTGAAATCGTCACGCCGAACTTCCCGCTGCTGGTCACCGGCCGCGTCATTCAGGGCATCGGCGCCGGTATTGCGCTACCGCTGATGTTCAACATCATTCTGGAAACGGTGCCCCCACAGCGAATCGGCCTGATGATGGGCTTCGGTACCCTGCTCACCGCTGTCGCTCCAGCCATTGGCCCGACTTTCGGCGGCATCGTCGTCTCTAACACCAGCTGGCGCGTCATCTTCGCCTGCCTGCTGCCGGTCGTTCTCATTTCGCTTGGACTCGGCATCGCCTGCATCGAGCAGAAGAGCAAGATCCGCAACGTCGACTTCGACATCCTGAGCATCGCCCTGATCGCCATCACGTTCGCCGGACTCATCTTCGGCTTCAGCTCCATGACCACCAAGCCGATCCTCAGCATCCAAGTTGCCGGCACCATCGTCGTCGGCATCATCGCGCTCGTAATCTTCTGCATGCGTCAGCTCAAAATCGATGCCCCGATCATCGACATCCGTACCTTAAAGAACCTGCGCTTCTCAGGCTTTGTGCTCGCGTTCTTCCTGTTGCAGGCCATCTCGCTGGGTCTGGCGTTCATCCTGCCGAACTATCTGCAGCTCACCGACCATTCTTCGCCGCTTATCGCGGGCCTCACTTTGCTGCCGGGAGCAGCACTCGGCGCGGCTCTCGCCTTGCTCGGCGGTCGTGTCTATGACGCCGTCGGCCCCAAGCCACCGCTCATTTTCGGTGGAGCCTGCGCCATCATCGCGATGGTCTGTTTCTTCGCTTTCGGCCACCATCTTTCGAGCGTCGATGCGGCCGGCTTCTACCTGCTCTACATGCTGGGTATCGGCCTGAGCTCCGGCAACATCATGACCACTGGCCTTTCCCACCTCAACGCCCACGAGCAGAGCATGGGTAACGCCATCTTCAACACCGCCCAGCAGTTCGCAGGCGCGGTCGGCACCTCTATCGCATCCGCCATTCTCGCCGCCGGGCAAGCCGGTGCCGCCAACATGGCCACGGGCACGGCGATCGGCGCAACGATGACCTTCGGAGTGCTGCTCGTCGCCCTCATCATCGAGTTCGCCGACATTCTCCGCTCGCTCTTCTAG